From a region of the Vidua macroura isolate BioBank_ID:100142 chromosome 3, ASM2450914v1, whole genome shotgun sequence genome:
- the ID2 gene encoding DNA-binding protein inhibitor ID-2 codes for MKAFSPVRSVRKTGLSEHNLGISRSKTPVDDPMSLLYNMNDCYSKLKELVPSIPQNKKVSKMEILQHVIDYILDLQIALDSHPSIVSLHHQRPGQNPSSRTPLTTLNTDISILSLQASEFPSELMSSDSKALCG; via the exons ATGAAAGCCTTCAGCCCGGTGCGGTCCGTCAGGAAAACCGGCCTCTCAGAGCACAACCTGGGCATCTCCCGGAGCAAGACCCCCGTGGATGACCCCATGAGCCTGCTGTACAATATGAACGACTGCTACTCCAAGCTGAAGGAGCTGGTGCCCAGCATCCCGCAGAACAAGAAAGTGAGCAAGATGGAAATCTTGCAGCACGTCATCGATTACATCCTGGACCTGCAGATCGCCTTGGACTCGCACCCCAGCATCGTCAGCCTGCACCACCAGAGACCCGGGCAGAACCCTTCCTCCAGAACTCCTCTGACCACCCTCAACACAGACATCAGCATCCTCTCGCTACAG GCGTCCGAGTTCCCCTCAGAGCTCATGTCAAGTGACAGCAAAGCACTTTGTGGCTGA